One genomic region from Pseudoduganella dura encodes:
- a CDS encoding LTA synthase family protein produces the protein MYKKNPILRELAAWPSQRVSPAGPYAILLRMLFIGLAVLSLSRIALMGWQWDRVMAEGIPGQMLLQGVRADLILLGYLLAVPLLLAPLLAHRSTIGLWRRLTLGWATAALVFVVFMECSTPQFLMQYDVRPNRLFVEYLAAPAEVFATLWNGFRTAVIAGMAATIALGVAMHRLLRGAARTVAPWSARKLLLTWPLVCFVVFLQIRSTTAHRPANAALFALTGDAMVNSLVINSPWSVLEGVASLMEEKTSSEIYGDMDRGRVLAEVTAAPWLRDYRFAHPELPTLHRQEPAILRDRPLNLVIVLQESLGATFVESLGGLPLTPELEKLKGEGWWFEQLYATGTRSVRGIEAVVAGYAPTPARSVVKLSLSQTNFYTLAAGLGEQGYHTEFVYGGEAHFDNMRSFFTGNGFQKIVDRKQMKPKFTGSWGASDEDLFDKSLERLNVLHAQNKPFFSLIFTSSNHEPFEFPDGKIALHDRDKQTVNNAVKYADFALGKFIATAKRQDYWKDTVFLIVADHDNRVYGNSLVPIKKFHIPGLILGADIAPKRIATLASQIDLGPTLLSLMGVASEHPMIGRDLVRYDKAPGRALLQFNDYFAYLEGKTATILRPQGSPLLGRYDAATGAVDTDNGGTPTAAQVNRALAHVMLPSLLYKEGSYRLPPATVPTR, from the coding sequence ATGTATAAAAAGAATCCCATTCTGCGCGAACTGGCGGCCTGGCCGTCGCAGCGGGTTTCGCCGGCCGGGCCGTATGCGATCCTGCTGCGGATGTTGTTCATCGGCCTGGCCGTGCTGTCGCTGTCGCGCATCGCGCTGATGGGCTGGCAATGGGACCGTGTCATGGCCGAAGGAATCCCCGGCCAGATGCTGTTGCAGGGCGTGCGGGCGGACCTGATCCTGCTCGGCTACCTGCTGGCCGTTCCCCTGTTGCTGGCGCCGTTGCTCGCGCACCGGTCGACGATCGGTTTGTGGCGCCGGCTGACGCTGGGATGGGCCACGGCCGCGCTGGTCTTCGTGGTGTTCATGGAATGCTCCACGCCGCAGTTCCTGATGCAGTACGACGTGCGGCCGAACCGCCTGTTCGTCGAATACCTGGCCGCTCCCGCCGAAGTCTTCGCCACCTTGTGGAACGGCTTCCGCACCGCGGTCATCGCCGGCATGGCCGCCACCATCGCGCTGGGCGTGGCAATGCATCGACTTCTGCGCGGCGCGGCGCGGACCGTGGCGCCGTGGTCCGCCAGGAAGCTGCTGCTGACATGGCCGCTGGTCTGCTTCGTCGTCTTCCTGCAGATCCGGTCGACGACGGCGCACCGGCCCGCGAACGCCGCCCTGTTCGCGCTGACGGGCGATGCGATGGTCAATTCGCTGGTCATCAATTCCCCATGGTCGGTGCTCGAAGGCGTGGCATCGCTGATGGAAGAAAAGACCTCGTCCGAAATCTACGGCGACATGGACCGCGGGCGCGTGCTCGCCGAAGTGACGGCCGCGCCCTGGCTGCGCGATTACCGGTTCGCGCATCCGGAACTGCCGACACTGCACCGCCAGGAGCCGGCGATCTTGCGCGACAGGCCGCTGAACCTGGTGATCGTGCTGCAGGAAAGCCTGGGCGCCACGTTCGTCGAATCGCTCGGCGGCCTGCCGCTGACGCCGGAACTGGAAAAGCTCAAGGGCGAAGGGTGGTGGTTCGAGCAGCTGTATGCGACCGGCACCCGCTCCGTGCGCGGCATCGAAGCGGTGGTGGCCGGGTATGCGCCCACGCCGGCGCGCAGCGTGGTCAAGCTGTCGCTGTCGCAGACCAATTTCTACACGCTGGCGGCAGGGCTGGGCGAGCAGGGCTATCACACGGAATTCGTGTACGGCGGCGAAGCGCATTTCGACAACATGCGCAGCTTCTTCACGGGGAACGGCTTCCAGAAGATCGTCGACCGCAAGCAGATGAAGCCGAAGTTCACCGGCAGCTGGGGCGCCTCCGACGAAGACCTGTTCGACAAGTCGCTCGAGCGGCTGAATGTCCTTCACGCGCAGAACAAGCCCTTCTTCAGCCTGATCTTCACATCGTCGAACCACGAACCGTTCGAGTTCCCGGACGGTAAAATCGCGCTGCACGACCGGGACAAGCAGACCGTCAACAACGCCGTCAAGTATGCCGATTTCGCGCTCGGCAAATTCATCGCGACGGCCAAGCGGCAGGACTACTGGAAGGACACGGTCTTCCTGATCGTGGCCGACCACGACAACCGCGTATACGGCAACAGCCTGGTGCCGATCAAGAAGTTCCATATTCCAGGCCTGATCCTGGGCGCCGATATCGCACCGAAGCGCATCGCCACGCTGGCCAGCCAGATCGACCTGGGGCCCACGCTGCTGTCGCTGATGGGCGTGGCAAGCGAGCATCCGATGATCGGCCGCGACCTGGTGCGATACGACAAGGCGCCGGGCCGCGCGCTGCTGCAGTTCAACGATTACTTCGCCTACCTGGAAGGCAAGACCGCCACGATCCTTCGGCCCCAGGGTAGCCCGCTGCTGGGGCGCTACGATGCCGCGACGGGGGCGGTCGATACGGATAACGGCGGCACGCCCACCGCCGCGCAGGTGAACCGGGCCTTGGCGCACGTGATGCTGCCGTCGCTGCTGTACAAGGAAGGTTCCTACCGGCTGCCGCCGGCAACCGTGCCGACCAGATAA